CCGAACGGCGGCGAGCATCGGCGAGGTCCGGTTACCCTATGGGCCTCGCCGTCTGTTTCTGCCCTCGGAGTCCCCTTATGGTGCTGCTCGACACGATCCTGTACGCCTTCGTGACCGTGAACGGGTTCGCCATGAGCCCGGTCATGCTCGTGGTGCTCGCGTTCCTGGGCGCCTACCTGGGCGTGCGGGCCGTTGAGACGATCCCCTTCACCCGCAGGATCATCGAGCGGCGCGAGGCTCAGGCCGCCGCGGCCGAGTCCGAATAGTCCCAGGCCAGCTTGGCGGCCCCCGCCAGGCCCGCCCGTACACCGAGCACGGTCGGCTGCACGTCCACCGACCTGACGAACGCGAGCCCCGCCACGTCGTCCAGAGCCCGCTCCAGCGGCTCGAAGAGCACCGGACCGGCCCCCGATACGCCCCCGCCGATGACGACCCTGGTCACCTCGGCGGCCGCGGCGGCGGAGGCGATCATCCCGGCCAGCGCCCTGGCGGCACGCTCGTAGGCCGCCACCGCGACCGGCTCGCCGTCGGCGGCGTCCCTGGCCAGGTTCCGGGCGTCGGCCGGCTCGCCCTCCGGGGCCTTCCAGCCGTTGTCCAGCGCCCAGCGGGCCAGGTTGGGGCCGCTGGCGTAGCGTTCGACGCAGCCGCGCCCGCCGCACTCGCATCGCTCGCCGTACGGGTCGACGGTCATGTGGCCGACGTGCCCGGCGTTGCCGGTCGGGCCGAGCAGCGGCACGCCGTCGATGACCAGGCCGCCGCCGATGCCGGTCGAGACCACGATGCCGAGCAGCGCCGAGCTGCCCCGGCCCGAGCCCAGCCAGTGCTCGCCCAGTGCGAAGCACTGCGCGTCACCCGCGAGCACGGTCGGCAACCCGGTCAGCTCCCGCACCTCGTCACGGAGCGGGAAGTCACGCCAGCTCGGCATGTTCACGGGACTGACGGTGCCGGCCGCCAGGTTCAGCGGGCCGGCGCAGCCGATGCCCACCGCCTGCGGCCGCTCGCCGCCGGCGCACACCTCGTCCATGAGGGAGGCCAGGGCGGCCATGACGTCCGTGCGCGGCGTCGGCCGGATGGCCGAGCCCGAAACGGAACCATCCTCGCCCACCAGTGCGGCGGCGAGCTTGGTTCCCCCGATGTCGATGGCGAGGACGGAGCTCATCGACGCTCCCACAGGGTCTCGGGCAAGGGGGCTCCTCGGTGAACGGTGGGCTGGCGACCGTCACTTTATGTCCTTCTACGCCCGATGACAACGATGTCACCGAGGGGCAGGAGGCCGCGTACGGCAGCTCGGGAAGGCCGTGGAAGGATGGGGCGACATGAGCGCAGTGAAACTCGACGGCAAGGCCACGGCCGCCAAGATCAAGGCAGACCTCGCGGCCCGGGTGGCCGCGCTCAAGACCCGCGGCGTCACGCCCGGCCTGGGCACCGTCCTCGTCGGAGACGACCCCGGCAGCCAGATCTACGTCGCCGGCAAGCACCGTGACTGCGCCGAGGTCGGCATCGCCTCCATCCGCGTCGACCTGCCGGCGACCGCCACACAGGCCGAGGTCGAGGCCGCCGTCGACGAGCTCAACGCCTCACCCGAGTGCACCGGCTACATCGTGCAGCTCCCGCTGCCGCGCCACCTCGACACGATGGCGCTGATCGAGCGGATGGACCCGGCCAAGGACGCCGACGGCCTGCACCCGGTCAACCTCGGCCGGCTCGTCCACATGGTCGACGCGCCGCTGCCCTGCACCCCCCACGGCATCGTGCTGCTCCTGCAGGAGTACGGGGTGCCCGTCAAGGGCGCGGAGGTCGCCGTGGTCGGCCGCGGCATCACCGTGGGCCGCTCCCTCGGCCTGCTGCTCACCCGCCGCAGCGAGAACGCCACCGTGACCCTCTGCCACACCGGCACCCAGGACCTGGCCGGCCACGTCCGCCGGGCCGACATCGTGGTGGCCGCCGCCGGCGTGCCCGGCCTCATCACCCGCGACATGGTCAAGCCCGGCGCGGCCGTCCTCGACGTGGGCGTCTCCCGCGTCGACGGCAAGATCGCCGGCGACGTGGCGGCCGACGTGGCCGAGGTGGCGGGCTTCCTGACCCCCAACCCGGGCGGTGTCGGCCCCATGACCCGCGCCCTGCTCCTGTCCAACGTCGTGGAAGCCGCCGAGCGCCTGTAGCGGCGAAGGCCGCCGCCCTCCGGCCCCCGCGCCCCCCGAGCGCCGGCCGGAGGCGCGGATGGGACCGCTCTCCCCTGCCCGAACGGCCGGGACCGGCACCCGTCCGCGAGAGCCCCAGGACCTTGCCGCCACCTGACTCCGCAGGAGGCAGATCATGAGCACGGCCGCCTTCCGTCCCGTGCACGACGGGCGTTCCGGCTGATGGACCGGCCGGTGTGGTTGCTCGACGTGGACGGAGTGATCAACGCGGCCCGGCCCGGCTGGGGAGGTGCGCCGCGCACCGGTACCGCCTACTCCGCCGGCGACGTGTACCGGATGCGCTGGGCGCCCGCCCTGGTCGACCGCATCCGCTCCCTGCACCACGCGGGTCGCGTCGAGATCCGGTGGTGCAGCACCTGGTGCCCTGACGCCGACCAGGTGGAACGGCTGTTCGGGCTGCCCCGACTGGGTCGTGCCTGGTCGGAACACTTGACAGGCACGGCCGCGGCGACGGCCAAGCTCGCCGCGGCCCGCCAGGTTCTGGCCCAGGGCCGCAGGCTCGTCTGGACCGACGACGTCGAGGTGCCGACCCAGGGGCCGGGGCACGAGGAACTGACCATGTCCGGCCGCGCCCTGTTGATCGCACCGTCCCCGCGCCGTGGTTTGCAGCCCGACCACATGGATGCTGTTGAGGACTTCGTCGCCGCTCCGGCGGCCGGAGACCGCGGCCTCGCCACAAGCTCCACCTCAGGTGCAACCTCCCCGGACGACGCCCTCCGTGTCGCCCGGCGTCTTCTCGGTGGCGACATCGCGCCAGCGCCGTGACGACACGCTGCGCGTGAACCAGCCGCCGAGCACCTCGTGCGACCCCCGATGATCGCTCCAGTGGGGCGAAGGGCGTGGGTCATGGTGGGTCGTGCTTGGGGGAGGGTGTTTCGGCGGGTCGTTCGCGCACAGCGGTGGGCGTGCGGTCTGGAGGAGGCCGCTTGCCCATGGGGCGAGGTTGCCTGCTGGTGGGGCGGTCAGGTGCGGCGGGAGCGCATGGCTTTGAGGATCTTCACGCCCGGCTCGTCACCGGTGACGAGCCGTTCGTACTCCGCCGACCCCGCCGGGCACAGGCTCACCCGGCCCGCCTCGTCGAAGAGCAGGCCCCAGCCGTACTTCTTCGGCAGCGGGGACGCCCGCAGACAGGCCTGCGGTCTGGCGAAGAACTCCGCGCGGAGCCGCGCCCGGTCGGCCTCCGAGGGCTCCGGCTGTTCCTGGCGGCGCAGCCACGTCTCGAAGAGGACGTCCTCCTGGGTCAGGATGCCCGGGTTGTCGGCGAGCAGTTCGTACTGCACCGTCGCGACCGTCTTCTTGCCGCCCCGCGGGGCCGGGACCACGGCACTGCGGGTGGGGCAGTCGTCGGCGACGGCGATGAGGGCGTCGTAGTAGTTCAGGTCCACGAGGGCATGATGCCCCATCGGTCAGCGTGCCAGGTGGGGGCGGGCGGCGAAGAGGCCGGCGACCGCCTGGACGAGGCAGAAGGCCAGGCCGGCCAGCAGCGGCACGGTCCAGCCGCCCGAGGA
The Nonomuraea muscovyensis genome window above contains:
- a CDS encoding ROK family protein, with amino-acid sequence MSSVLAIDIGGTKLAAALVGEDGSVSGSAIRPTPRTDVMAALASLMDEVCAGGERPQAVGIGCAGPLNLAAGTVSPVNMPSWRDFPLRDEVRELTGLPTVLAGDAQCFALGEHWLGSGRGSSALLGIVVSTGIGGGLVIDGVPLLGPTGNAGHVGHMTVDPYGERCECGGRGCVERYASGPNLARWALDNGWKAPEGEPADARNLARDAADGEPVAVAAYERAARALAGMIASAAAAAEVTRVVIGGGVSGAGPVLFEPLERALDDVAGLAFVRSVDVQPTVLGVRAGLAGAAKLAWDYSDSAAAA
- a CDS encoding bifunctional methylenetetrahydrofolate dehydrogenase/methenyltetrahydrofolate cyclohydrolase, whose protein sequence is MSAVKLDGKATAAKIKADLAARVAALKTRGVTPGLGTVLVGDDPGSQIYVAGKHRDCAEVGIASIRVDLPATATQAEVEAAVDELNASPECTGYIVQLPLPRHLDTMALIERMDPAKDADGLHPVNLGRLVHMVDAPLPCTPHGIVLLLQEYGVPVKGAEVAVVGRGITVGRSLGLLLTRRSENATVTLCHTGTQDLAGHVRRADIVVAAAGVPGLITRDMVKPGAAVLDVGVSRVDGKIAGDVAADVAEVAGFLTPNPGGVGPMTRALLLSNVVEAAERL
- a CDS encoding DUF6157 family protein — its product is MDLNYYDALIAVADDCPTRSAVVPAPRGGKKTVATVQYELLADNPGILTQEDVLFETWLRRQEQPEPSEADRARLRAEFFARPQACLRASPLPKKYGWGLLFDEAGRVSLCPAGSAEYERLVTGDEPGVKILKAMRSRRT